The Panthera uncia isolate 11264 chromosome B3 unlocalized genomic scaffold, Puncia_PCG_1.0 HiC_scaffold_1, whole genome shotgun sequence genome segment CATCAGGAgcaaaaaactgaagagatgaGAAACACCCAAATTCTCCAAAAgcctgggacaggggcagagtCTCTGTTAGGGGTCAGCAGCACTAGGCCTCAGGAAAGGCCACAGCTCCAAAATCTAGGGATCAGCTCTGTTTTGCCAGGTTCCCCCACCTAGAAGCAGAGGGTCTTCTTAGGCACTCACTCCaggctcctctccctgctcctccttcttttaaaggggtttggtttgttttgagtCAAAAAGTAGTACAGGCTCTGACACTATCCCCAAATCCACACTGTATAGTGGCTTACCCCTGAGTCTCAGGGCCTTAGCCCAATCTAAAcacattcagccataaaaagatcTTTAAGCACCCTTCTAATGCCTTTCTGCCTGCTTCCCCTCAAGGGGAGCCTGGGGTCTTCTCCCAAAAGACTCATGAACAAGATGGCTGCCCTCTCTGGTGGCTCTTGACTCCTGACTAGACTTTTTTGAGGACCTGCTGCACTTGCCTTTATATTCTGTGAAATGCCATCCTGTCTCAACAATAAAGTTGATTTCATGTGGGTTCTGTCAGCCATGAAGGTGCAGGTGAGAGCCACCAAACCTTAACAAAGTGCAAcctccttttttcctcccaatGAGTTTGGAGCTCCAGCAGGAGTGATCAAAGTTGTAAGGAATCCCCAAAAGTCTTCGTTGTTCActtaattcaattcaacaaatatttactgggtgcCTACAATGTACTGGTTTTTAAAGagactacaggggcacctgggtggctctgtcttttaagcatctgactcttttattttttctaatgtttatttatttttgagagatggagtatgagtgggggagggaagcagaaagagagagagagacagacagacagacagaatctgaagcaggctccaggctctgagctgtcagcacagagcccgatgcggggcttgaactcatgaaccatgagatcatgacctgagccaaagtcagcgtttaaccaactgagccacccaggcaccccaagcatctgactcttgatttcagctcaggtcatgatctcatggttcatgagttcaagcctctttatggctctgcactgacagcacggagcctgtttgggattctctctctccctctctctctctgctccttccccacttgcatgtgtgcaCCACAtcagagcgcacacacacacacacacacacactctctctctctctctgtctctgtctctcaaaatgaataaacttaaaaaaaaaataaagagactacAGTCCTAGAATTCCCTAAATAGCTCAAAAAAAGCACAAACTGACTCTACCAGAATTCATGGTATGGGTCTAAAAATCACAGTTAACTGCTGGCCATGTTTGCTCCATCCAGCAGAGTGCATGGACCACTGGACAGAATGGAAAGTGCATACCAAGGTGAGCACCTTCCAGTGAGAGTCAGGTCTCCCCATAAAGGACTGAGTGCTAGGACTGGCCACATATAGTTTCCACAGCCTCCAGCCACGGTGAGGCCTTCGGTATCCAGCTCAAGAGTGGAGAGTAAGGAGTGGGTATGTCTTCATAGACACCTTTTGTCTACCCTAAATCCTTAAGGCCCCCCAAATTCCTGCATTTCCAAAGGCCCTCGTCCAGAATACATGCTTGCTGGGCACATGTGTTAACCAGGGAATTTGTGTGGAGGTATTGGTGTGGCGGGGAGAGGGCAAGGGTGTGTTTCCCCTCCAATGTCCACCACAATGTCAGTTGCCCTTGGCTGGGTCAATTCATCTAGCTGACCACCACGCCCTGAGAGTCAAATCACTACCAATGCCAAGGGCTTGCCTCAGCAAGAGCAGCTGTCAGGGACTGGGCAGAAATACAGACAGGGACCTTTCACTACGCTATTAGATGCTTCACACCTTCTTTAGCCACATTCACAACCAGTTAAGAGGTACAGACTGATGGTTCTGTCAGTCTGTCAAATCTGATGGTTCTGAGCTAGGCCTGAAGTCAGCTCCATACTGGCTTGGGCAAGGTATTTAAGCTacctgtgcctgtttcctcatccacaaagaAGTAATAAAAGTAGTACCAATCCCCCTAGGGTggatgtgagaattaaataagctAATACAGGTACCTGGCACATTCGAGCTTTACAGAATTGTTAGCGGTGATCGTAGGGCATTTGGGGGAGGGCTAAATCCTTGGACCATAAAATCCTCCTCAGCCTCATCCCCTCCCCACAGCAGGCCTGGTAGGTGGTGGAGATGGAAATCctgtgggagaagggagagacacAGGCTGCAGGAGTGGATTGTGGGTCCCTGAAAGATGAGGATTACTTGTGTGGCACCCTAAGGTCTCAGTGACACCTAACCTGGCTGTGACACGccgcaggtgctcaggaaatatgaGTTAGGAAGGAAAAAGACTAACTTTCGgttctgcctccctgcctccttgggGCGGCACCCTAGACACGCGCCCCTGGGGCGGGACCCTAGATGCACCAGCGAATTAAGGAAGTGGTTTAGTCACTCCGGGTAGAGGAGGAGCAAACCAGGAAGCGGAATCCTTGCAGTGACCCCTCTCGCGaacccctgtctctctctgccacaaaCCCTCAGCTCCCAGAAGTCACTCCATCCGTGTGGACTCGCACCTTCCAGCCTGATGTCTGATGTTGGCGTCAAGTTATGGTCAGTGGAGAGCAGGATATGGATACAGATATGCAGCCTGACACACGCAGCCAcgcagccctcccctcccctcccctcccctccacagacTAGCTCCGGGAATGCCATTGAGCCTCTTACTGAGGCCGGAGCACAGTGGGaccctgggggtgggcaggggtgggagctGGGGTTTGAAGTGAATGTGCAGAGTCACCGGTGtcacagggcaggggagggggtgcggTCTGGAAGACCAGGCCCCCTCTTTCAGGCCCAGCGGTACCCCAGCCTCCCTGGTTCCCCTCGAGGAATTGGAGAACCTGAAGTTCATCGGTGAAGGCGGGTTCGGGCCGGTGTTCTGGGCGCGACACAGGACGTGGGATTTAGATGTGGCAGTCAAGATCATGAACAGGTGAGTGACCTGAGCAGCGGGGCTGGGGCTTCCTGGGGTCTGGCCCAGAAGGAGGGGCCGCTGTGCTGTTGGCCTGATTGGGTAAAAGAGGGATCTTCCAAGAGCAGAGCCCCACTCCAGCTCTTTCCTGGAATGTAGGGAGACGATATCCAGGGAGGTGAAGGCCATGGCAAGTCTGCGGGGCCAGCATGTACTGCACCTGCTGGGAGTCACCGGGAAGCTAGAATGGGAACACGTGCGTGGGCCGGCTCTGGTGACTCAGTTCATGGAAAATGGTTCCCTGGTGGGGCTGCTGCAGCCCCACTGTCCTCGGCCCTGGCCGTTCCTCTGTCGCCTGCTGCAGGAGTTGGTGTTGGGGATGTGTTACCTGCATAGCCAGAATCCCGTGCTTCTGCACCGGAACCTCAAGCCCTCCAACGTCCTGCTGGACTCAGACCTGCACCCCAAGGTCAGCCCACCCAtagcccagcccagcctctggACACAGTCCTGTCTCAGAACTGTTCTAGCCCCACCCGCTAGACACAGAAACTGCTTCAGCTCTGTCTGCTGCACACTCTCAGCATTTCCCTTGGGACACAGGTGTCAAAGCCCACCCAGGAGCCATGGCCCCTACCATACCAGGTGTTTGAGACCCTGACCAACACGGTCAGTTCCACAGGCCCACCCACCAGTCCATCAAAAGCCTCATGGCTGACCTAGCTGAGGAGACTCAGACTTTGACCCAGCCCCATGAGAGGGTACCCAGACCTCCAACCCAAGGGCCCTACTGGTCCTCCCATTCCCCTAACCCTCAAAACCCCCTTTACAAGGCTGGACCTACACCTTGTGGTGGGAGAGGGAATTCTGAAAGTTGCCTTACCTGTCCATCCCcaaccttctccttcctccctccctttccagctGGCAGATTTTGGCCTATTCACATTTCAAGGAGGCTCAACGTCACTGGCAAGATCTGAGGAGTTAGCCCTAGCCTACTTGGCCCCAGAACTGTTGGCTGATGTAAACCGGAGAGCCTCCATGGCTAGCGATGTCTACAGGTAATGTGCCCACTCTAAACACACATTCCAAATTTCTATACCTCTCTGGACCCTTCTAGGGGCCGGTATATGGGAAGGTAGTCTTGCCAGCAGTTTGCTCACGTCTCAGCTTTGTGTCTCCTGCAGCTTCGGGATCCTAATGTGGGCAGTGCTAGCTGGAAGAGAAGCTGAGAGTAAGACTCTAGGCAGACACTGGGATCCTTAACTCCAGGTGCCCTCTTCCTGCAAGCCTCCAAACCCTCTTCTTCCAGCTTACCTGCTCAGACTGCCTGACTTTCTCCTCACCTTGCCTTGGACTAcactcctttccccttcccatgGTGGAGCAAGTGGCCCCTCATACCCTGAAtgtcttttcttcacatcctccacccccaccccagtagTGGCCCCGAAATCAGCAGTACAGGAAGCAGTGTGCGAGAGGCAGATCCGGCCCCCATTGACCAAGCTGCCGCAGCCCGGCCCAGAGACTCCTGGTTTGGAAGGACTGAAGAGGTTAATGCAGCACTGCTGGAGCCATGAGCCCAAGGACAGGCCCTCCTTCCAAGGTGAACTGGCCATTTAGCTGTCAGCCAGGGTAGGCCTGGATCTGTCAGCAGGGGGCTTCTCCCTGGGAAGGTTTGGCTCATCTGCCACCCCACTCTGCTTGTTTCCAGAATGCCGACCAAATACCGAGGAAGCCCTCAATCTGGTAAACAAGGAGATGGATGCCGCAGTCTCCATGGTGAGTGTCCAATGCCATCCCCAACCCCAGAGCAGAGCAAGGATGGCACAACATGGCTCTCTTGGCCACCCAATGACTCCCCACTGACCACTGTTCTTTATGCATGCCTTAATCTTTGGCCCCACTCTCCCCACCTCACCGCTGAGTTCCCAGGTAATGGATTATGGACCAAGAGATTCTTTCCTTGGGTTTACACTGGCTCTCCCACTTCCATGCCCAGAATGCTCCTTTTATCCTTGCAGGTGAAGAAGTTCCTGTCTGAGCACAGGGGTAGCAACAGGATGTTGTCTGCTCCCAAGCCAGGCCCAGGAGGGACAGAAACGGATGAGCCTAGGGGAACCACAGGAAGCCATGATTCTATAGCCTCTGAGATGCTGAACAAGCTAAATCTGAAGGAGGCCCCCAGCTGTGTTCCTAAGAAATGTACAAATCTTCCTGAGAGGATCAGGACACAGGGAGACAAGGTTCAGCCTTCCCGGAGAGCAGGGATACCTTCAGCCTCAACAGCCCCATCTCCCCAAACTCCAGAGACCTCACCTTTCAGAAATCATACCCCCAGCCCCAAGTTGGCTTGGACCCCAGGTCCTGGACCCAAAGGGAATCAGGTGAGACCCTGGCAGAACTAGAGGATGCACTAGGAATCCTGTGAATCCTGTCCCCCTCGCCAGGGAAAACTTGGGGCTGAAGGGAATACAGCAGGGGAATAGGCCCCAGGACAGGGAGCCTAAGAGAGCTGTGTTGTTCGCAGGGGGCTAAGAGACATGGCACCAACCGGCCAACCAGGGCACCAGGGCTAAATCCAATACCAGGTAcccactccccactccttcctttctcctgcttAATTCTTCCACTGGCTTCTTCCTCAAGACCATATATAGATCCAGGGTACCTTGGGtagcaggggagagaaagggcTAGTGGCCAACTACCCCAAACTTCTCGtttcataaaatgaagaaactgacacCCATTGGGACTAGATCCcactgaggtcacacagcaaagccTGGATTTGCCCTGAGCTTCCTGACTTTCCCCAGTACCAGCTCTGTGAACCCCTAACTTCCGTTGTTGCTATACTGGTCCAGAGGGGCTCCTggaagaaaagacccaaatatcaGGGTCTCAGACATTAGTTGCCACTCCTTTTGAACTTCTGCAAATTGCTTCTGAAGGGGCAGCAGGAAGGGGAAGGCCAAGGCATGCCTTAACCCAGTCACAGGCCAGCCTAGAGACCCCATACTTGCAATTCCCCAGGATGGACACAAGGTGCCgctgcctccccaccctgctgCTCCTCCTAATTTTGAGGTCCTCACTACTTAACCCTTCTACTAACCCTGCAAATTTCTCTTAAAGGGCCGCCATCTGTTATCATAAGTGACAGCCATGCGGTACAGGTGGGAGACAACAACCACTTGATTATACAAGGAGGAACTGCCTTATCCACACAGGGCCAGGCACCTTGGGGCATGGGTAGAGGCTGGCAGCGTGCCCCCCACAAGTAGGTGGGGAAGAAGGGCCACAAGAACCAAGAAGCCTGGAGTGGGCTGCAGGGCCAGTAcaaagcaggttctgagctaCCTCTTGGACTTGAAGCAATTAACTGAGGCTTTCTTCAAGGGCCATCTGGCCTGCAGCCAAAGTGACTTTGTGCAAAGAGGAGTCAATAAacgtgaatttttttaaagtttatttattttgagagagaacacgtgaggaggggaggggcagagacagaaggagagagagaatcccaagcaggctctgtgctgtccacgCTGAGGggggggttccatctcacaaggtcacgacctgagcagcaatcaagaatcagaagcttaaccaactgaaccagccaggcacccccacacatGGTGGATTTTTAACCAAAGCGTCATACTTGGGAGGCTAATGCTTAGGCCAGGCCCTGGCAGCTGAAATGTGGCTGGGAGATCCGGGAGTTGACAGAGAGGGAACCCAAGGCACTGCTGTCTAGCAGAGGCCGGAAGCGGGAtgctcagggctgggggtgggcagtgtCATGGCACACAAGGTCAGGGCCCAGCTGGCGGCAGGAAGGAATCCCGGTCGCCTGGCTCCTGGGGCTGCTCTAATCTCTGGGTGGAGCACTTCCTCTACATCAGGCGAGAACCCACCCTAAACCAAAATTCTGGTGATAGTCTCCCTGCCTACTTTTCTTCTGGGCTATGGAGACTCCGCAGTGGGGTCTTGGGAAGAGGGCTCTCTACCGGCATCCGCAGACCCAGGCACATCTCTTGCCCTGCAGGAAACCCCCCAGCCTCTTGGAGGTCAGCCACCGTACTTATTTGCCTCCACCACAATTACTCACCACCTACACTCACCTGCTCCTTGCTTCCGAGCCCTTTGACTCCCAGCTGGTGTCGGGAGTAGAAAGCCATGACTCCACAAAGCTACACACAGACGTGCCTCCTCCCATGGAGCTGGACTCCATGGGAGCATGGACAGTTCAGACTCCGCCACAGCAGCTCATAcaggcaggaggagaggagaatgggAACACCCTTCCATCCTGACCTGAATCCTACCCCCCATTCGCCCCCACATTCTTCCTTACATTCTTGCCAGCTTTCACTCCAGCTGTCCTGCATTCTCCCCACGTCCAAGGGTTCCACTCCGATTTCCACACTTGCTCTTCAGCCCGGCCTACGCCACCCCTTCGCATCTCCCACGGTCTGCATTCCCTTCTTGAGACGGCAGAAGGGGGAAGGTGACGGTGTTAGGGGAGacaatgagggagggaggaggcctgaGGAGTCCGACTCGACTCGGCACGGGAAGGGGCCGGGCAGTCCCATCCGGGGAAGTGGGAGGGGTCCCCAGGCGCCGGGAGGGAAGCGCCTGCCGCCCGGGGCTCTGAGCCACTAGCTTCTCGGGGATCGGGACTTCGCGACCAGCTGCCCGAGCTCCCTCCTCGGGCGTAACCCATTCAGCTGCGGCAGCATCGCGGGCAGTGAGTTTGGGGGAAAGGGGGAACCCGAGGCTCCTTTGCTTCAACCCCGAATCCCGTCCCACCCGGCCATGAGGCTTCTGCTAGGGCACCTCAGGCAGTCTGGGTTCGAGGGAGTTGGAGCGAGGGATGGGGCAGTCCCCTCACCGCCAACTGGGAAAAGGCTGAGAGGCCACAGGGAGTGCCTGGAAGGTGGGATTGCCGCGAGGTTGGGGAAACGGGATGGAAGTGGCTTGGACCCAGTGAGAGGGGCACAGTTGGGGCCGGCTGGGGCCGCAGGCGGTAACGCGgcccctggccctccccagccccgggGCCCGCCCTCCACCCGGGCGACGAGGCGGAGGGCAGGGAAGACCATGGCCCGCCTCTTCAGCCCCCGGCCGCCCCCCAGCGAAGACCTCTTCTACGAAACCTACTACAGCCTGAGCCAGCAGTACccgctgctgctactgctgctggtGATCGTGCTCTGCGCGCTCCTGGCGCTGCTGGCTGTCGCCTCCGCCAGCGGCCgggtgagcggggaggggggaggctctGGTGAGGGGCGCCTTCTGGAGGGTGGTGGGAGGGTCACTGCCTAGGGGGCGTTTTCGGAGTTAGGGCTCGGGAGGGGTCTTCTTTTCGATATGCCTTCTTTGCTGGAATCCAGGAAAGCCTTACTAGGAAATGtagtgaccctggacaagtcactccacctctggggccacattCGCTGGGCTGCTGGGAGAAGGCTGAGCCCTGGGGGTGCTTCTAATTTCTCTCAGGGTACTGACAGGCCTTCTGAGTTTCTGTGATCTACTGGTTCTAGAGTAAATGCAACACCGGATTTTCCAATTTTCCAGAGGGGAAATTACACTGGGCCCTGTGGGAATCCgtttcctggttttctttctttcatagggGTTGTGGGGCAGTTGTACCCATAGTCTCCCAGAAGGCACCCTCCCTCCCGCTCACATTTAGTCCCAAAATAAACccatttccagtttctttttctttctttctttctttcttttttttttttttttttttgagaaagggggtcttcaattcaattccatttctggaaatatCCTGCTCcaagttttcttttcactttttggaGGCAAGTTGGGAAAGCCAATAAACAGACCAATTCTTGCTGGTCCTCAAAGTCCAGGAAGAGGTGGggacacagggcaggggcagcggTGGGAGGGTGCCCAGAGGTGGGTGGCAAAAGTGTAGTGCTCCCCCCTGGCCTGACAGGAGGGAGGTTCCAGGTGCCCCCTGCTGCTGGAGCACTTcttgggtgggtggatggggatCAACTCCCAGACTTGTCCCCAGGGCAGGGAATCTCCTGAGCAAACTGGTTCATTCCTAAGTGCCTTCTGTAAGGTAGGATTCTTTGGTTGCTTCAGGACCCCTGGCTGGTGCTGGAATTCCTATTTGACAGACGAGAAAGCTGAAGTTCAGAAAGGTCATGGATTCACAAATGGGCAGTATGAGTTCTGAGCCAGGGACTCTGGATAGATGGCCTAAGGCTCAACCACCCCTGCAGCATGCAAGTGAGATATTAGGTTGAACCCTATGAGACCCCAGGCTCTGTAGATTAAAAACAGATTATTGGTGACTTCCTATGGTTCAACCTGATACGAATGGCAAGTCGAGGTGCCCTGTCTCCTTTTGCTACTTGAGTTTGAGACACATTTCAGAagtggcctgggggggggggctgcctgtTCTTCTTCAGCTTGGAGGCAGTCCCCCATACTCCACACTCCAGTCTTGCTGCAAGCACCCTCTCCTCGCAGGAGCTAGCTTCAGACCCAGGCTTCCTGACCACTGTGCTGTGCGCGCTGGGTGGCTTCTCGCTGCTCCTGGGCCTGGCTTCCCGGGAGCAACGACTGCAGCGCTGGACACGTCCCCTGTCGGGCCTCGTATGGGCAGCGCTACTCGGGCTAGGCCACGGCTTCCTGTTCACTGGGGGCCTGGTGAGCGCCTGGGACCAGGTGAGAGGAGTGGCAGGTGGAGCAAGGGGCAGGAGGACAGCCAGGCCAAGAGGAGGGAACAGCCCAGCTGCTGGGCTGGCCGAAGCCAGCAGCTTCCTGTGCCCTCCCGCCCCCAGGtgtcctttttcctctttgtcaTCTTCACCGTGTATGCCATGTTGCCCTTGGGCATGCGGGATGCCGCTGCTGCGGGCCTTGCCTCATCGCTCTCCCACTTGCTGGTCCTGGGGCTGTACCTTGGGCCTCAGCCGGACTCAAAGCCTGCGCTGCTGCCACAGGTGAGCACACCCATAGTACCTGCTGCGCAGTGGGCGGAGGGGGGCGGCCCCGCTGCGCGCACCGTTAGTTCCTCTGAGCGTCCACCAACTTCTTGCTGAGCTGGGACTCCGGGGTGAGGCGCCCGCTAAGCACAGAggacaaacacatacacacccagACAGTGCGCTCATGGGGCTGGTACACCAGGGCAGCCCGATGCCTACAAAAACCAGAAGAGGCCTCTGGGTCCATGGGCAAGTGAGCTCACCCGGGGACCAGAGTAGTGGGGACAGATGCGGATGATGGAACCTTCACAGAGAATGTAAAAGTCGGAGATTGAGTGGTTTTGCGCtgcgaggggcgggggggggggggggggcggcgggtaAATACTGGAGTAGTAtaccaggcagaggaaacataTGTGAATGGTTTCTAGACCTAAGACGCCATGTTGGTGCACAGCCAAGTCTAGAGCAGGGGTATTGGGGGAGGAGAAGCTCCCCCTACGGACCCCACAGTGTAGCACAGATTGCCTGGAAATTCTTGGGTCTCTGTGGAGTCCTCCTCAAGAGTCTTGGAGACCAACTCCAGGTATGCACTTAATCACCCCCACCGCCACCCACGGCCAGCATCCTCTGAGGCTGACCCTCACCCACAGCTGGCAGCGAACGCGGTGTTGTTCCTGTGCGGGAACGTGGCGGGAGCGTATCACAAGGCGCTGATGGAGCGCGCGCTGCGCGCCACATTCCGCGAGGCACTTAGCTCCCTCCACTCGCGCCGGCGGCTGGACACCGAGAAGAAGCACCAGGTTCGCTGGGCCTGGGAGGCTGGGCCAGACTGTGGTGTGAAAAGGGGTTATTTATATCATTCAGCCGGGCCCCTTTGGAAGCCGAATGACTTTCAGCAGGTCACTtacccttctctttcctcctttgtaaaatgtgGCTACCGCCCACCTGGGAAAGTTGTGTTAAGTCTCAAACAAACTGAAGCCTATGAAAGCACTTTTATGATAGTAAACAAAGAACTCTTAATTCTGGCATTGGTTCTGGGAGTTCAGTCCCCAAAGGTGATTAGTGCAGGGTGGGATGTTGGAGCCCCAGCTCTATGTGATGGGAAGGATCTTGGGGGAGTACTTTGGGAAACACCTAGTGGGACTGGGGAAGTGCTGGGTTCCTAGTTCGTTGGGAGGCTGGGACTTCTGGCTGTGGGTTGCAGGAGGGTTGGTGTTCATTGTGACCTCCTCCAGGAACACCTTCTCTTGTCCATCCTTCCTGCCTACTTGGCCCgagagatgaaggcagagatcatgGCACGACTGCAGGCTGGACAGGGGTCACGGCCAGAAAGCACCAACAACTTCCACAGCCTCTATGTCAAGAGGCACCAGGGAGTCAGGTATGAGAAATGATGGCCCCAGGGAAGGGGGCTGTGGGCTGAGATCCTGGCCCCACCGACACAGTCTGTCCTGCCCAGTGTGCTGTATGCTGACATCGTGGGCTTCACCCGGCTGGCCAGTGAGTGCTCTCC includes the following:
- the RIPK3 gene encoding receptor-interacting serine/threonine-protein kinase 3 isoform X1 translates to MCRVTGVTGQGRGCGLEDQAPSFRPSGTPASLVPLEELENLKFIGEGGFGPVFWARHRTWDLDVAVKIMNRETISREVKAMASLRGQHVLHLLGVTGKLEWEHVRGPALVTQFMENGSLVGLLQPHCPRPWPFLCRLLQELVLGMCYLHSQNPVLLHRNLKPSNVLLDSDLHPKLADFGLFTFQGGSTSLARSEELALAYLAPELLADVNRRASMASDVYSFGILMWAVLAGREAEIVAPKSAVQEAVCERQIRPPLTKLPQPGPETPGLEGLKRLMQHCWSHEPKDRPSFQECRPNTEEALNLVNKEMDAAVSMVKKFLSEHRGSNRMLSAPKPGPGGTETDEPRGTTGSHDSIASEMLNKLNLKEAPSCVPKKCTNLPERIRTQGDKVQPSRRAGIPSASTAPSPQTPETSPFRNHTPSPKLAWTPGPGPKGNQGAKRHGTNRPTRAPGLNPIPGPPSVIISDSHAVQVGDNNHLIIQGGTALSTQGQAPWGMGRGWQRAPHK
- the RIPK3 gene encoding receptor-interacting serine/threonine-protein kinase 3 isoform X2, whose product is MSDVGVKLWPSGTPASLVPLEELENLKFIGEGGFGPVFWARHRTWDLDVAVKIMNRETISREVKAMASLRGQHVLHLLGVTGKLEWEHVRGPALVTQFMENGSLVGLLQPHCPRPWPFLCRLLQELVLGMCYLHSQNPVLLHRNLKPSNVLLDSDLHPKLADFGLFTFQGGSTSLARSEELALAYLAPELLADVNRRASMASDVYSFGILMWAVLAGREAEIVAPKSAVQEAVCERQIRPPLTKLPQPGPETPGLEGLKRLMQHCWSHEPKDRPSFQECRPNTEEALNLVNKEMDAAVSMVKKFLSEHRGSNRMLSAPKPGPGGTETDEPRGTTGSHDSIASEMLNKLNLKEAPSCVPKKCTNLPERIRTQGDKVQPSRRAGIPSASTAPSPQTPETSPFRNHTPSPKLAWTPGPGPKGNQGAKRHGTNRPTRAPGLNPIPGPPSVIISDSHAVQVGDNNHLIIQGGTALSTQGQAPWGMGRGWQRAPHK